From a region of the Anomalospiza imberbis isolate Cuckoo-Finch-1a 21T00152 chromosome 3, ASM3175350v1, whole genome shotgun sequence genome:
- the RD3 gene encoding protein RD3 gives MSLASWFRWNEPPNRISQRNPTEMVVETLMMELSWQIKQAEKQQRERENEYRKIKTGVDYGWLVSYPKQSYDISPGERLQLEDMCTKIHPSYCGPVILRFRQVVAEYEPEAQEVSRLFRSVLQEAAEKIKEEEEAKKLARQWNTKNRTSLSLTTFKSRSRISPFISDIKTISEDVERGTQPNRRVWSMPEFRNTKDF, from the exons ATGTCATTGGCATCCTGGTTCAGGTGGAATGAGCCCCCAAACcgcatttcccagaggaaccCCACAGAAATGGTGGTTGAAACGCTCATGatggagctgagctggcagaTCAAGCaggcagagaagcagcagcGGGAGCGGGAGAATGAATACCGCAAGATCAAGACGGGCGTGGACTACGGCTGGCTGGTGAGCTACCCAAAGCAGAGTTACGACATCAGCCCCGGAGAACGGCTGCAGCTGGAGGACATGTGCACCAAAATACATCCTTCCTACTGTGGGCCTGTCATACTCAG GTTCAGGCAAGTGGTTGCGGAGTACGAACCAGAAGCACAGGAAGTATCCCGGCTCTTCCGCTCCGTCCTGCAGGAAGCTGCTGAGAAGatcaaagaggaggaagaggccaAGAAGCTTGCAAGGCAATGGAACACAAAGAACAGAACCAGCCTCTCCTTAACAACATTTAAATCTCGGTCCAGGATTTCCCCATTCATCAGTGACATCAAGACCATCTCTGAGGATGTGGAACGGGGTACTCAGCCCAACAGGAGGGTTTGGAGCATGCCAGAATTTCGGAACACCAAGGATTTCTAA